From the Oncorhynchus nerka isolate Pitt River linkage group LG20, Oner_Uvic_2.0, whole genome shotgun sequence genome, one window contains:
- the LOC115103157 gene encoding GRB10-interacting GYF protein 2-like isoform X7 produces the protein MAETQTLNFGPEWLRALSGGGHGGGSSSSVATSPPLSPAMPKYKLADYRYGREEMLALYVKDREIPVDLHDKDFLPILQEEPLPPLALVAFTEEEQRNFSMSVNSAAVLRLMGRGGGPVGPGAPRGRSTSRGRGRGRGDGGFYQRSFDDVEGGFGRGGREMHRSQSWEESHAESIFSPSRGDRRFEKPGRKEPEVAPTHFLMNHIRANYEEVGTSVGGLPVRKHDFTRSESENWRTSRDEVNDGPRSAGWREAHPGEQPRQRRLPFDAREDERGYRHPPSASGSLEEDGGGSLPEWCLEDAEEETGTFDSSGAFLSLKVRKAPKEPILEEAELDFRPLEECDEALEEDGHPRETKDTDGEARREPIRKQDVGRTIEAAPPAPSPTEPLPPSQPDRVEEPEGPLEKPLERPPAPEDRPEGNKVPLHTPMSNTMLDSLSIPHTVAHTLTVSAPSSTIQMQQKPLDVPVPAPLPFSASLRPQSTSTMAPNNMATSMGLMAPIGRPTAMPPHHTMDEDEGLKHFEQEAEKMVAYLQDGDDRLAAKSSATKPAGLPLTHEAALKWFYKDPQGEIQGPFSNPEMTEWFQAGYFTMTLLVKRGCDEVFQPLGEIIKMWGRVPFAPGPAPPPLLGDAGDQERLKRQQELTALNLYQLQQLQYQYLLRQQYAQALAQQKAQALSSAPHQQQQQQQQQINLLLQQYQALKMRSAENTTSESLLPPVTRSMSVPESQGSVWEMQNTSQASCTSNIQQPTPSAWEGSSVWDLPIDSMAQAPTIEQMQNLEKNKAAKLELERGEAELSAKREEEEHKRQEEEQLARQKQEEALKRQRKQQQEEAQRQQKEEEEERHAQEEALRRLEERRREEEEERKQREEFLRKQEEERRKQEELEALRRHEEEKRQEEEEAAAAVALVRQQQEEAKRREQEAARQQELARQRQQQQEALRRLQQQQQLAQMKLPSSSKWGQQSAVTAAAISQSQNALSLAEIQKVEEERERQAREEQRRQQAEHLKLLQQQALQEARNPQAKLSGWGSVAKQPATTKSLLEIQREEAQQVKQRKEQGAGGQQPSHPTVTQQNRAQNRATTALSPSVWGSVATSGGAPNWGGDSSIWGDSTNSNMGFWEEEVAQAPPPARKPNAQKNNKGNANLSSRANKKVEEEEKLLKLFQGVNKRQQDGFMQWCEKTLHTLNTANNLDVPTFASFLKEVDSPYEVHDYVRAYLGDTSEAKEFAKQFLERRAKQNANQQKAPPAPQNQQPTLKQQQQDSMWGVSGTGSPLYQSNHTSLQQQARFETVTSGKKKKKQKMVRADPSLLGFSVNAASERLNMGEIETVEDF, from the exons ATGGCAGAAACTCAGACACTCAACTTCGGACCAGAATG GCTCCGGGCCCTGTCTGGCGGTGGCCATGggggtggtagcagcagtagcgTTGCCACCTCGCCACCTCTCTCACCTGCAATGCCAAAGTATAAACTTGCAGACTACCGCTACGGGAGAGAAGAAATGCTAGCACTTTATGTTAAGGATAGGGAG ATCCCTGTAGACCTGCACGATAAGGATTTTCTGCCCATTTTACAAGAGGAGCCCCTGCCACCACTGGCACTTGTAGCATTTACAGAGGAAGAGCAG aGAAATTTTTCCATGTCTGTAAACAGTGCAGCTGTGCTCAGgctgatggggagaggagggggtcctGTTGGGCCAGGGGCGCCGAGGGGTCGAAGTACCTCACGGGGTCGAG GTCGgggtagaggagatggagggtTTTACCAAAGAAGTTTTGATGACGTGGAAGGAGGCTTTGGACGCGGGGGCAGGGAGATGCACCGCTCccagagctgggaggagag TCATGCTGAGTCTATTTTCTCCCCATCTAGGGGAGACCGAAGGTTTGAAAAGCCAGGTCGAAAAGAGCCAG AAGTTGCTCCTACCCACTTCCTGATGAATCATA TCCGTGCTAACTACGAGGAGGTTGGGACCAGTGTGGGGGGCCTGCCAGTGAGGAAGCATGACTTCACGCGTTCGGAGAGTGAGAACTGGCGCACGTCCCGGGATGAAGTGAATG ACGGGCCGCGGTCGGCAGGGTGGCGAGAGGCCCACCCAGGGGAGCAGCCGAGGCAGCGCAGGCTCCCTTTCGATGCCAGGGAGGACGAGCGCGGCTACAGGCATCCCCCATCGGCCAGCGGCAGcctggaggaggatggagggggcagCCTGCCAGAGTGGTGTCTGGAGGACGCTGAAGAGGAGACGGGCACCTTCGACTCCTCTGGAGCCTTCCTTTCGCTCAAGGTTCGA AAAGCTCCCAAGGAGCCCATCCTGGAGGAGGCAGAGCTGGACTTCAGACCCCTGGAGGAATGTGACGAGGCTCTGGAGGAGGACGGACACCCCCGGGAGACCAAAGACACAGACGGAGAGGCCAGGAGAGAGCCCATCAGAAAACAGG ATGTGGGGAGAACGATAGAGGCGGcgccccctgctccctctcctacTGAGCCCCTGCCCCCCAGCCAGCCCGATAGAGTAGAGGAACCTGAGGGGCCATTGGAGAAGCCACTTGAGCGACCCCCTGCCCCGGAAGACAGGCCAGAGGGCAACAAAGTCCCCCTGCACACCCCTATGTCCAACACAATGCtggactctctctccatcccccacacTGTTGCACACACTCTCACAG TGTCGGCCCCGTCGTCCACCATCCAGATGCAGCAGAAGCCCCTGGATGTTCCCGTGCCCGCCCCGCTGCCCTTCAGTGCTAGCCTCAGGCCCCAGAGCACGTCTACCATGGCTCCTAACAATATGGCCACCAGCATGGGCCTCATGGCGCCCATCGGAAGGCCCACGGCCAtgccaccacaccacactatgGATGAAGATGAGGGACTGAAGCACTTTGAACAG GAGGCAGAGAAGATGGTGGCGTATCTACAGGACGGTGATGACCGGCTGGCTGCCAAGAGCTCAGCTACCAAACCAGCCGGCCTGCCACTCACACACGAGGCTGCTCTGAAGTGGTTTTATAAAGACCCccagggagagatacagg gTCCTTTCAGTAACCCGGAGATGACAGAGTGGTTCCAGGCGGGCTACTTCACCATGACCCTGCTGGTGAAGAGAGGCTGTGACGAGGTCTTCCAGCCCCTGGGTGAGATCATCAAGATGTGGGGCAGGGTGCCCTTCGCCCCCGGTCCAGCACCGCCACCCCTACTG GGTGATGCCGGGGACCAGGAGCGTCTGAAGCGGCAGCAGGAGCTGACGGCCCTCAACCTGTACCAGCTGCAGCAGCTGCAGTACCAGTACCTTTTGAGGCAGCAGTACGCCCAAGCCCTGGCCCAGCAGAAAGCCCAGGCCCTCAGCTCAGCAccacaccagcagcagcagcaacagcagcagcagatcAACCTCCTCCTCCAGCAATACCAGGCCCTCAAGATGAGGTCAGCAGAAAACAC AACATCTGAGTCTCTCTTACCTCCTGTGACTCGGTCCATGTCCGTACCAGAATCCCAGGGTTCTGTGTGGGAAATGCAGAACACCTCTCAGGCCTCCTGCACATCAAACATCCAGCAACCCACACCCAGTG CGTGGGAGGGCAGCAGTGTGTGGGATCTGCCCATAGACTCCATGGCCCAGGCCCCCACCATAGAACAGATGCAAAACCTAGAGAAGAATAAGGCTGCCAAG CTGGAGCTGGAGCGGGGTGAGGCAGAGCTGAGTgccaagagggaggaggaggaacacaaACGCCAGGAGGAGGAGCAGCTAGCACGTCAGAAACAG GAGGAGGCATTGAAGAGGCAGcggaagcagcagcaggaggaggcaCAGCGCCaacagaaagaggaggaagaggaacggCATGCGCAGGAGGAGGCCCTCcgcagactggaggagaggaggagggaggaggaggaggagaggaagcaaAGGGAAGAGTTCCTCCGCAAACAG GAGGAGGAGCGCCGAAAGCAGGAGGAGCTGGAGGCCCTGAGGAGGCATGAGGAAGAGAAGcggcaagaggaggaggaggcagcggCTGCGGTAGCTTTGGTACGGCAACAGCAGGAGGAGGCGAAAAGGAGGGAGCAGGAGGCGGCGAGGCAGCAGGAGCTAGCcagacagaggcagcagcagcaggaggcgcTCCGCCGactacagcagcaacagcagctagCCCAGATGAAG CTGCCGTCTTCCTCTAAGTGGGGCCAGCAGTCAGCAGTCACGGCAGCAGCCATCTCTCAGTCCCAGAACGCGCTGTCGCTCGCTGAGATCCAGAaagtggaagaggagagagaacgacagGCACGAGAGGAG CAGCGGCGCCAGCAGGCGGAGCACCTGAAGCTCCTGCAGCAGCAGGCCCTGCAGGAGGCCCGGAATCCCCAGGCCAAGCTCTCTGGCTGGGGAAGCGTGGCCAAGCAGCCGGCCACGACGAAGTCCCTGCtggagatccagagagaggaggcCCAGCAGGTGAAGCAGAGGAAGGAGCAGGGGGCTGGGGGCCAGCAGCCCAGTCACCCCACAGTCACCCAGCAGAACCGTGCCCAGAACAGAGCT ACCACCGCTCTGAGCCCCTCAGTGTGGGGCTCGGTGGCCACCAGCGGCGGGGCTCCTAACTGGGGCGGTGACAGCAGCATCTGGGGCGACAGCACCAACTCCAACATGGGCTtctgggaggaggaggtggcCCAGGCCCCACCCCCCGCCAGGAAGCCCAACGCTCAGAAGAACAACAAGGGCAACGCCAACCTCAG CAGTCGGGCCAATaagaaggtggaggaggaggagaagctgCTGAAGTTGTTCCAGGGGGTTAATAAGAGACAGCAGGATGGCTTCATGCAGTGGTGTGAGAAGACCCTGCACACCCTCAACACTGCCAACAACCTggatg TCCCGACATTTGCATCCTTCCTGAAGGAGGTGGACAGTCCGTACGAGGTGCACGACTACGTGCGCGCCTACCTGGGGGACACGTCCGAGGCCAAGGAGTTTGCCAAACAGTTCCTGGAGCGCCGTGCCAAGCAGAATGCCAACCAACAGAAAGCGCCCCCGGCCCCGCAGAACCAGCAACCAACACTAAAACAGCAAcagcag GATTCAATGTGGGGTGTAAGCGGGACAGGCTCTCCTCTGTACCAGTCAAACCACACCAGCCTCCAGCAGCAGGCACGCTTTGAGACAGTCAcctcagggaagaagaagaaaaagcagaAGATGGTCCGGGCAGACCCCAGCCTGCTAG GTTTTTCTGTGAACGCGGCGTCTGAGAGGTTGAATATGGGTGAGATCGAGACGGTGGAGGACTTTTAA
- the LOC115103157 gene encoding GRB10-interacting GYF protein 2-like isoform X4, which produces MYCHVTHSQPSCGNGERATHNSNTNKPCAVSKSREVLGRMAETQTLNFGPEWLRALSGGGHGGGSSSSVATSPPLSPAMPKYKLADYRYGREEMLALYVKDREIPVDLHDKDFLPILQEEPLPPLALVAFTEEEQRNFSMSVNSAAVLRLMGRGGGPVGPGAPRGRSTSRGRGRGRGDGGFYQRSFDDVEGGFGRGGREMHRSQSWEESHAESIFSPSRGDRRFEKPGRKEPEVAPTHFLMNHIRANYEEVGTSVGGLPVRKHDFTRSESENWRTSRDEVNDGPRSAGWREAHPGEQPRQRRLPFDAREDERGYRHPPSASGSLEEDGGGSLPEWCLEDAEEETGTFDSSGAFLSLKKAPKEPILEEAELDFRPLEECDEALEEDGHPRETKDTDGEARREPIRKQDVGRTIEAAPPAPSPTEPLPPSQPDRVEEPEGPLEKPLERPPAPEDRPEGNKVPLHTPMSNTMLDSLSIPHTVAHTLTVSAPSSTIQMQQKPLDVPVPAPLPFSASLRPQSTSTMAPNNMATSMGLMAPIGRPTAMPPHHTMDEDEGLKHFEQEAEKMVAYLQDGDDRLAAKSSATKPAGLPLTHEAALKWFYKDPQGEIQGPFSNPEMTEWFQAGYFTMTLLVKRGCDEVFQPLGEIIKMWGRVPFAPGPAPPPLLGDAGDQERLKRQQELTALNLYQLQQLQYQYLLRQQYAQALAQQKAQALSSAPHQQQQQQQQQINLLLQQYQALKMRSAENTTSESLLPPVTRSMSVPESQGSVWEMQNTSQASCTSNIQQPTPSAWEGSSVWDLPIDSMAQAPTIEQMQNLEKNKAAKLELERGEAELSAKREEEEHKRQEEEQLARQKQEEALKRQRKQQQEEAQRQQKEEEEERHAQEEALRRLEERRREEEEERKQREEFLRKQEEERRKQEELEALRRHEEEKRQEEEEAAAAVALVRQQQEEAKRREQEAARQQELARQRQQQQEALRRLQQQQQLAQMKLPSSSKWGQQSAVTAAAISQSQNALSLAEIQKVEEERERQAREEQRRQQAEHLKLLQQQALQEARNPQAKLSGWGSVAKQPATTKSLLEIQREEAQQVKQRKEQGAGGQQPSHPTVTQQNRAQNRATTALSPSVWGSVATSGGAPNWGGDSSIWGDSTNSNMGFWEEEVAQAPPPARKPNAQKNNKGNANLSSRANKKVEEEEKLLKLFQGVNKRQQDGFMQWCEKTLHTLNTANNLDVPTFASFLKEVDSPYEVHDYVRAYLGDTSEAKEFAKQFLERRAKQNANQQKAPPAPQNQQPTLKQQQQDSMWGVSGTGSPLYQSNHTSLQQQARFETVTSGKKKKKQKMVRADPSLLGFSVNAASERLNMGEIETVEDF; this is translated from the exons AAGTTCTAGGAAGAATGGCAGAAACTCAGACACTCAACTTCGGACCAGAATG GCTCCGGGCCCTGTCTGGCGGTGGCCATGggggtggtagcagcagtagcgTTGCCACCTCGCCACCTCTCTCACCTGCAATGCCAAAGTATAAACTTGCAGACTACCGCTACGGGAGAGAAGAAATGCTAGCACTTTATGTTAAGGATAGGGAG ATCCCTGTAGACCTGCACGATAAGGATTTTCTGCCCATTTTACAAGAGGAGCCCCTGCCACCACTGGCACTTGTAGCATTTACAGAGGAAGAGCAG aGAAATTTTTCCATGTCTGTAAACAGTGCAGCTGTGCTCAGgctgatggggagaggagggggtcctGTTGGGCCAGGGGCGCCGAGGGGTCGAAGTACCTCACGGGGTCGAG GTCGgggtagaggagatggagggtTTTACCAAAGAAGTTTTGATGACGTGGAAGGAGGCTTTGGACGCGGGGGCAGGGAGATGCACCGCTCccagagctgggaggagag TCATGCTGAGTCTATTTTCTCCCCATCTAGGGGAGACCGAAGGTTTGAAAAGCCAGGTCGAAAAGAGCCAG AAGTTGCTCCTACCCACTTCCTGATGAATCATA TCCGTGCTAACTACGAGGAGGTTGGGACCAGTGTGGGGGGCCTGCCAGTGAGGAAGCATGACTTCACGCGTTCGGAGAGTGAGAACTGGCGCACGTCCCGGGATGAAGTGAATG ACGGGCCGCGGTCGGCAGGGTGGCGAGAGGCCCACCCAGGGGAGCAGCCGAGGCAGCGCAGGCTCCCTTTCGATGCCAGGGAGGACGAGCGCGGCTACAGGCATCCCCCATCGGCCAGCGGCAGcctggaggaggatggagggggcagCCTGCCAGAGTGGTGTCTGGAGGACGCTGAAGAGGAGACGGGCACCTTCGACTCCTCTGGAGCCTTCCTTTCGCTCAAG AAAGCTCCCAAGGAGCCCATCCTGGAGGAGGCAGAGCTGGACTTCAGACCCCTGGAGGAATGTGACGAGGCTCTGGAGGAGGACGGACACCCCCGGGAGACCAAAGACACAGACGGAGAGGCCAGGAGAGAGCCCATCAGAAAACAGG ATGTGGGGAGAACGATAGAGGCGGcgccccctgctccctctcctacTGAGCCCCTGCCCCCCAGCCAGCCCGATAGAGTAGAGGAACCTGAGGGGCCATTGGAGAAGCCACTTGAGCGACCCCCTGCCCCGGAAGACAGGCCAGAGGGCAACAAAGTCCCCCTGCACACCCCTATGTCCAACACAATGCtggactctctctccatcccccacacTGTTGCACACACTCTCACAG TGTCGGCCCCGTCGTCCACCATCCAGATGCAGCAGAAGCCCCTGGATGTTCCCGTGCCCGCCCCGCTGCCCTTCAGTGCTAGCCTCAGGCCCCAGAGCACGTCTACCATGGCTCCTAACAATATGGCCACCAGCATGGGCCTCATGGCGCCCATCGGAAGGCCCACGGCCAtgccaccacaccacactatgGATGAAGATGAGGGACTGAAGCACTTTGAACAG GAGGCAGAGAAGATGGTGGCGTATCTACAGGACGGTGATGACCGGCTGGCTGCCAAGAGCTCAGCTACCAAACCAGCCGGCCTGCCACTCACACACGAGGCTGCTCTGAAGTGGTTTTATAAAGACCCccagggagagatacagg gTCCTTTCAGTAACCCGGAGATGACAGAGTGGTTCCAGGCGGGCTACTTCACCATGACCCTGCTGGTGAAGAGAGGCTGTGACGAGGTCTTCCAGCCCCTGGGTGAGATCATCAAGATGTGGGGCAGGGTGCCCTTCGCCCCCGGTCCAGCACCGCCACCCCTACTG GGTGATGCCGGGGACCAGGAGCGTCTGAAGCGGCAGCAGGAGCTGACGGCCCTCAACCTGTACCAGCTGCAGCAGCTGCAGTACCAGTACCTTTTGAGGCAGCAGTACGCCCAAGCCCTGGCCCAGCAGAAAGCCCAGGCCCTCAGCTCAGCAccacaccagcagcagcagcaacagcagcagcagatcAACCTCCTCCTCCAGCAATACCAGGCCCTCAAGATGAGGTCAGCAGAAAACAC AACATCTGAGTCTCTCTTACCTCCTGTGACTCGGTCCATGTCCGTACCAGAATCCCAGGGTTCTGTGTGGGAAATGCAGAACACCTCTCAGGCCTCCTGCACATCAAACATCCAGCAACCCACACCCAGTG CGTGGGAGGGCAGCAGTGTGTGGGATCTGCCCATAGACTCCATGGCCCAGGCCCCCACCATAGAACAGATGCAAAACCTAGAGAAGAATAAGGCTGCCAAG CTGGAGCTGGAGCGGGGTGAGGCAGAGCTGAGTgccaagagggaggaggaggaacacaaACGCCAGGAGGAGGAGCAGCTAGCACGTCAGAAACAG GAGGAGGCATTGAAGAGGCAGcggaagcagcagcaggaggaggcaCAGCGCCaacagaaagaggaggaagaggaacggCATGCGCAGGAGGAGGCCCTCcgcagactggaggagaggaggagggaggaggaggaggagaggaagcaaAGGGAAGAGTTCCTCCGCAAACAG GAGGAGGAGCGCCGAAAGCAGGAGGAGCTGGAGGCCCTGAGGAGGCATGAGGAAGAGAAGcggcaagaggaggaggaggcagcggCTGCGGTAGCTTTGGTACGGCAACAGCAGGAGGAGGCGAAAAGGAGGGAGCAGGAGGCGGCGAGGCAGCAGGAGCTAGCcagacagaggcagcagcagcaggaggcgcTCCGCCGactacagcagcaacagcagctagCCCAGATGAAG CTGCCGTCTTCCTCTAAGTGGGGCCAGCAGTCAGCAGTCACGGCAGCAGCCATCTCTCAGTCCCAGAACGCGCTGTCGCTCGCTGAGATCCAGAaagtggaagaggagagagaacgacagGCACGAGAGGAG CAGCGGCGCCAGCAGGCGGAGCACCTGAAGCTCCTGCAGCAGCAGGCCCTGCAGGAGGCCCGGAATCCCCAGGCCAAGCTCTCTGGCTGGGGAAGCGTGGCCAAGCAGCCGGCCACGACGAAGTCCCTGCtggagatccagagagaggaggcCCAGCAGGTGAAGCAGAGGAAGGAGCAGGGGGCTGGGGGCCAGCAGCCCAGTCACCCCACAGTCACCCAGCAGAACCGTGCCCAGAACAGAGCT ACCACCGCTCTGAGCCCCTCAGTGTGGGGCTCGGTGGCCACCAGCGGCGGGGCTCCTAACTGGGGCGGTGACAGCAGCATCTGGGGCGACAGCACCAACTCCAACATGGGCTtctgggaggaggaggtggcCCAGGCCCCACCCCCCGCCAGGAAGCCCAACGCTCAGAAGAACAACAAGGGCAACGCCAACCTCAG CAGTCGGGCCAATaagaaggtggaggaggaggagaagctgCTGAAGTTGTTCCAGGGGGTTAATAAGAGACAGCAGGATGGCTTCATGCAGTGGTGTGAGAAGACCCTGCACACCCTCAACACTGCCAACAACCTggatg TCCCGACATTTGCATCCTTCCTGAAGGAGGTGGACAGTCCGTACGAGGTGCACGACTACGTGCGCGCCTACCTGGGGGACACGTCCGAGGCCAAGGAGTTTGCCAAACAGTTCCTGGAGCGCCGTGCCAAGCAGAATGCCAACCAACAGAAAGCGCCCCCGGCCCCGCAGAACCAGCAACCAACACTAAAACAGCAAcagcag GATTCAATGTGGGGTGTAAGCGGGACAGGCTCTCCTCTGTACCAGTCAAACCACACCAGCCTCCAGCAGCAGGCACGCTTTGAGACAGTCAcctcagggaagaagaagaaaaagcagaAGATGGTCCGGGCAGACCCCAGCCTGCTAG GTTTTTCTGTGAACGCGGCGTCTGAGAGGTTGAATATGGGTGAGATCGAGACGGTGGAGGACTTTTAA